A single genomic interval of Sebastes umbrosus isolate fSebUmb1 chromosome 9, fSebUmb1.pri, whole genome shotgun sequence harbors:
- the LOC119494407 gene encoding uncharacterized protein LOC119494407 has protein sequence MILFWVTLLVLHRGYTLVPVTTVQLGEPATFTCALPNIVITRIEIHWYKQSTRETLQLMVTLHKSAIPENAPEYAPQFSESRLEVNIDNNFSNLTILRTIQEDEGLYHCEIRGRWKSPEWSGTYLSLKGNTRRTSNCTSTGGTILIGDGTKVEIERTARYEFIALVIATVCLVISVIGNIVFICCRTSRAVCSQFKGIESVASQARHDNSSLPLHDFTEGGPELNYAALHFSGKKATRGRKKRELNTEESVYSQVKC, from the exons ATGATCCTGTTCTGGGTTACACTGCTTGTTCTTCATCGAGGAT ataCGCTGGTTCCAGTGACCACAGTTCAACTTGGTGAACCTGCAACCTTCACGTGTGCTCTGCCGAACATTGTGATCACCCGTATAGAGATCCACTGGTACAAGCAGAGTACAAGGGAGACTCTGCAATTAATGGTGACGCTGCATAAATCTGCAATACCTGAGAATGCACCAGAGTATGCACCGCAGTTTTCTGAATCAAGATTGGAGGTAAACATTGATAACAATTTTAGCAACCTGACCATTCTGAGGACAATCCAAGAAGATGAGGGACTGTATCACTGTGAAATCAGAGGTCGGTGGAAAAGTCCTGAATGGAGTGGGACATATTTGTCACTAAAAG GAAACACTCGGAGGACATCAAACTGTACGTCCACAGGTGGGACGATATTAATTGGAGACGGAACTAAAGTGGAAATCG aGCGAACAGCAAGATATGAATTTATTGCGCTGGTCATAGCAACAGTGTGCTTGGTCATTTCTGTGATTGGAAACATCGTTTTCATCTGTTGCCGAACTTCAAGAGCAGTTTGTTCACAATTTAAAG gAATAGAAAGCGTCGCTTCGCAAGCGAGACATGACAACTCGAGCCTACCGCTACATGATTTT ACTGAAGGTGGACCTGAGCTGAACTACGCTGCGTTGCATTTCTCTGGAAAGAAAGCCAcaagaggaaggaagaagagagagttgAACACTGAAGAGAGTGTGTACTCTCAAGTTAAATGCTGA
- the LOC119494392 gene encoding signal-regulatory protein beta-2-like isoform X1 codes for MLNHFIMRSNLTAASSGKMILFYFLLMLRVVRCSEVQIVQKETVGVGDNVMLTCTRRFSGSLFWIRIVSGDFPKILGKTYGFESDPRITATEEPGTFVLHIKYARLSDTAVYYCVKTYQQHITFLKGTDLRVEEPDPDITAAPPSDPVRPGASVTPQCSVLSDSENKTCPGEHSVCCFRAGSHQYRPSCNYTQGNGVGEHEKNSEGLSTKKCVYSFFKNVSSSDAGTYYCAVATCEEIFNGNSSKLEAEAVWDSQKHNTILVLLCAALAISLIVIAFLIYSIKKLKKKSCNVYNAAVVQINAATASGLQQSQQTDEDSLVYSAPTFTGRKTSKGGIKGAKAEEEESIYTDVRTLGLD; via the exons ATGTTGAATCACTTCATAATGCGGTCTAATCTAACAGCAGCTTCAAGTggaaaaatgattttgttttattttctgctgATGCTCAGAGTCGTTC GATGCTCAGAGGTTCAGATCGTTCAGAAAGAGACTGTTGGTGTTGGAGATAATGTGATGCTGACTTGTACTCGCAGGTTTTCAGGAAGCTTGTTCTGGATCAGGATTGTTTCTGGAGACTTTCCTAAAATCTTGGGAAAAACCTATGGCTTTGAGAGTGATCCTCGCATTACAGCCACAGAAGAGCCTGGAACATTTGTTCTGCATATTAAATATGCAAGGCTAAGTGATACTGCAGTTTACTACTGTGTGAAAACATACCAACAACACATCACATTTTTGAAAGGAACAGACCTGAGAGTTGAAG AACCAGACCCTGATATCACCGCAGCCCCTCCATCTGATCCAGTCCGTCCAGGAGCCTCAGTGACTCCGCAGTGTTCAGTCCTCTCTGACTCTGAGAACAAAACGTGCCCAGGAGAACACAGTGTGTGCTGTTTTAGAGCTGGATCACATCAGTATCGTCCAAGTTGTAATTATACTCAAGGAAACGGTGTTGGAGAACATGAAAAGAACTCAGAGGGACTCTCCACAAAGAAATGTGTCTACAGTTTCTTCAAGAACGTCAGCTCCTCTGATGCCGGGACTTATTACTGCGCTGTGGCCACGTGTGAGGAGATATTTAATGGAAACAGCTCAAAACTCGAGGCTGAAG CAGTGTGGGATTCACAGAAGCACAATACAATCCTCGTTCTGTTATGTGCTGCTTTGGCTATAAGTCTGATTGTTATAGCCTTTCTCATTTATTCAATCAAGAAACTCAAGAAAAAATCGTGTAACGTTTACAACG CTGCAGTTGTGCAAATAAATGCAGCAACAGCCAGTGGTCTTCAGCAAAGTCAGCAG ACAGATGAGGATTCATTGGTTTATTCTGCACCAACCTTCACCGGTAGGAAAACTAGCAAAGGAGGGATAAAGGGTGCaaaagcagaggaggaagagagtatCTACACTGACGTCAGGACTCTGGGGCTGGATTAA
- the LOC119494409 gene encoding uncharacterized protein LOC119494409, which produces MILFWVTLLVLHRGYTLVPVTTVQLGEPVTLTCALSNIANTLIEIHWYKQSTRETLQLMVTLRTSAKPEYAPEYTLEFSESRLMVNNDNNFSNLTILRTIQEDEGLYHCEITDRWSNPEWSGTYLLLKGNTRRTSNCTSTGGTILIGDGTNVEIERTARYEFIALVIATVCLVISVIANIVFICCRTSRAVCSQFKGIERAASQARHDNSSLPVHDFTEGGPELNYAALHFSGKRATRGRKKRELNTEESVYSQVKC; this is translated from the exons ATGATCCTGTTCTGGGTTACACTGCTTGTTCTTCATCGAGGAT ATACGCTGGTTCCAGTGACCACAGTTCAACTTGGTGAACCCGTAACCCTCACATGTGCTCTGTCGAACATTGCGAACACCCTTATAGAGATCCACTGGTACAAGCAGAGTACCAGGGAGACGCTGCAATTAATGGTGACGCTGCGTACATCTGCAAAACCTGAGTATGCACCAGAGTATACATTGGAGTTTTCTGAATCAAGATTGATGGTGAACAATGATAACAATTTTAGCAACCTGACCATTCTGAGGACAATCCAAGAAGATGAGGGATTGTATCACTGTGAAATCACAGATCGGTGGAGCAATCCTGAATGGAGTGGGACATATCTGTTACTGAAAG GAAACACTCGGAGGACATCAAACTGTACGTCCACAGGTGGGACGATATTAATTGGAGACGGAACTAACGTGGAAATCG aGCGAACAGCAAGATATGAATTTATTGCGCTGGTGATAGCAACAGTGTGCTTGGTCATTTCTGTGATTGCAAACATCGTTTTCATCTGTTGCCGAACTTCAAGAGCAGTTTGTTCACAATTTAAAG GAATAGAAAGAGCTGCTTCGCAAGCGAGACATGACAACTCGAGCCTACCGGTACATGATTTT ACTGAAGGTGGACCTGAGCTGAACTACGCTGCGTTGCATTTCTCTGGAAAGAGAGCCAcaagaggaaggaagaagagagagttgAACACTGAAGAGAGTGTGTACTCTCAAGTTAAATGCTGA
- the LOC119494408 gene encoding uncharacterized protein LOC119494408: MFSFISDTLVPVTTVLLGEPATFTCALPNIVITRREINWYKQSARETLQLMVTLRTSAKPEYEPEYAPQFSESRLEVNNDDSFSNLTILRTIQEDEGLYHCEIAEWMKNPEWSGTYLSLKGNTRRTSNCTSTCGTILIGDGTKVEIERTARYEFIALVIATVCLVISVIANIVFICCRTSRAVGSRFKGIESAASQARHDNSSLPLHDFTEGGPELNYAALHFSGKKATRGRKKRELNTEESVYSQVKC; the protein is encoded by the exons atgttttcatttatttcagatACGCTGGTTCCAGTGACCACAGTTCTACTTGGCGAACCTGCAACCTTCACGTGTGCTCTGCCGAACATTGTGATCACCCGTAGAGAGATCAACTGGTACAAGCAGAGTGCCAGGGAGACACTGCAATTAATGGTGACGCTGCGTACATCTGCAAAACCTGAGTATGAACCAGAGTATGCACCGCAGTTCTCTGAATCACGATTGGAGGTAAACAATGATGACAGTTTTAGCAACCTGACCATTCTGAGGACAATCCAAGAAGATGAGGGACTGTATCACTGTGAAATCGCAGAGTGGATGAAAAATCCTGAATGGAGTGGGACATATCTGTCACTAAAAG GAAACACTCGGAGGACATCAAACTGTACGTCCACATGTGGGACGATATTGATTGGAGACGGAACTAAAGTGGAAATCG AGCGAACAGCAAGATATGAATTTATTGCGCTGGTGATAGCAACAGTGTGCTTGGTCATTTCTGTGATTGCAAACATCGTTTTCATCTGTTGCCGAACTTCAAGAGCAGTAGGTTCACGATTTAAAG GAATAGAAAGCGCCGCTTCGCAAGCGAGACATGACAACTCAAGCCTACCGCTACATGATTTT ACTGAAGGTGGACCTGAGCTGAACTACGCTGCGTTGCATTTCTCTGGAAAGAAAGCCAcaagaggaaggaagaagagagagttgAACACTGAAGAGAGTGTGTACTCTCAAGTTAAATGCTGA
- the LOC119494392 gene encoding signal-regulatory protein beta-2-like isoform X2, translating into MLNHFIMRSNLTAASSGKMILFYFLLMLRVVRCSEVQIVQKETVGVGDNVMLTCTRRFSGSLFWIRIVSGDFPKILGKTYGFESDPRITATEEPGTFVLHIKYARLSDTAVYYCVKTYQQHITFLKGTDLRVEEPDPDITAAPPSDPVRPGASVTPQCSVLSDSENKTCPGEHSVCCFRAGSHQYRPSCNYTQGNGVGEHEKNSEGLSTKKCVYSFFKNVSSSDAGTYYCAVATCEEIFNGNSSKLEAEVWDSQKHNTILVLLCAALAISLIVIAFLIYSIKKLKKKSCNVYNAAVVQINAATASGLQQSQQTDEDSLVYSAPTFTGRKTSKGGIKGAKAEEEESIYTDVRTLGLD; encoded by the exons ATGTTGAATCACTTCATAATGCGGTCTAATCTAACAGCAGCTTCAAGTggaaaaatgattttgttttattttctgctgATGCTCAGAGTCGTTC GATGCTCAGAGGTTCAGATCGTTCAGAAAGAGACTGTTGGTGTTGGAGATAATGTGATGCTGACTTGTACTCGCAGGTTTTCAGGAAGCTTGTTCTGGATCAGGATTGTTTCTGGAGACTTTCCTAAAATCTTGGGAAAAACCTATGGCTTTGAGAGTGATCCTCGCATTACAGCCACAGAAGAGCCTGGAACATTTGTTCTGCATATTAAATATGCAAGGCTAAGTGATACTGCAGTTTACTACTGTGTGAAAACATACCAACAACACATCACATTTTTGAAAGGAACAGACCTGAGAGTTGAAG AACCAGACCCTGATATCACCGCAGCCCCTCCATCTGATCCAGTCCGTCCAGGAGCCTCAGTGACTCCGCAGTGTTCAGTCCTCTCTGACTCTGAGAACAAAACGTGCCCAGGAGAACACAGTGTGTGCTGTTTTAGAGCTGGATCACATCAGTATCGTCCAAGTTGTAATTATACTCAAGGAAACGGTGTTGGAGAACATGAAAAGAACTCAGAGGGACTCTCCACAAAGAAATGTGTCTACAGTTTCTTCAAGAACGTCAGCTCCTCTGATGCCGGGACTTATTACTGCGCTGTGGCCACGTGTGAGGAGATATTTAATGGAAACAGCTCAAAACTCGAGGCTGAAG TGTGGGATTCACAGAAGCACAATACAATCCTCGTTCTGTTATGTGCTGCTTTGGCTATAAGTCTGATTGTTATAGCCTTTCTCATTTATTCAATCAAGAAACTCAAGAAAAAATCGTGTAACGTTTACAACG CTGCAGTTGTGCAAATAAATGCAGCAACAGCCAGTGGTCTTCAGCAAAGTCAGCAG ACAGATGAGGATTCATTGGTTTATTCTGCACCAACCTTCACCGGTAGGAAAACTAGCAAAGGAGGGATAAAGGGTGCaaaagcagaggaggaagagagtatCTACACTGACGTCAGGACTCTGGGGCTGGATTAA